From the genome of Fundulus heteroclitus isolate FHET01 unplaced genomic scaffold, MU-UCD_Fhet_4.1 scaffold_110, whole genome shotgun sequence:
gcaacccaGGGTGTAtgccgcctctcgcccattgacagctagagataggcaccaggacccctcgcaaccccaacagggataagcgtgttggaaaatggatggatgatctttctttttaattttcatcagaactcttgctgcgttttggatcagctaaagaCTTTGgcctgcattttgtggacttcatgatagtaaagaattacaatagccCAGCCTTAAAGTAACAAATGCTTGAAcaagttttcagcatcactcctggacagaatattttgAAAGAAGGAAATcttagaaacctgtttaatatgggatttaaactGTTCAAAAATatcaccaaggtttttttttttactttattaccagaggccaatttaatgacATCCAGATTAAGTCATGAACTAAGCAGTTCGTTTTTCAAAGGCTAGTCCAAAGACAACAGCCTCTGTCTAAATTTAAAAGCCAAACATGTGAAGTCATCCAGATCCCACCCCCCACCGAAGACAGTCCTGTCTTCTACCTAACTGGATTTATTAGGGTTTATGCATAAAGACAGCTAAGTATCATAAGCACAACAGTGGGAATATATCCCATGTTGTCTTCTAATTATAACTATTAGAAACAAGATCTGTATTACAACAAGAagattttgtcatatttttattcatatgCACTAAAGGTAGAGAAAAAATACTCATAGGAGGgttgccccccccccattttccttcaaaaatatataaaaaatgaaacaatgttCCACTTATAttgtttttggttaaaaaaacaaattgaataTATTTTAGTCCATTGAAAGACTAAATACATTTACATAGAATCATCACGCTGTGTTCCTACAGAACAATGATCCTAAACACATAAAACGGCCAAGTATTAAACTTCTGGGGTCTCCTTCCCAAAGGTCTTAgcctttttgaaaatgttgtaaaaatgcTTGAAACATAAGTCCATAGCAGGAAACAAACTTAAATGGCTTTTACTCATCATACCAAGAAGGCTGATCAAATATCCAGCATGAGTTCTGCCAGTAACTTATTAGGTGCGAGCAAAAGCATGTGGCTTTAATAAGTCACTTTTATCAAATTACCACAATCAGTTGTAAATTTTATGTTACCTCTTCTGCTCCGGAACATTTCTAAATTAATTTCTgcatctttaaagaaaaaaaaacacataaaatagtagcaataaatatttttattgcctGAAAAAAACTGACAGGATGTGATGGAGAGAAATATTCCTCACAATGAATCCAGAATTTATCGGTGGGCACCCCTTTAAAAAACTGACAGTAACATTGAGGCTCAGTTCCAGTGGGACTGGATGATGAAGAAATTCCTTCTGATGTTGGGATCCATGCAGACATGTTGATCGTGCTTCCGTCTGAATGGTTTATTCATAAAACAGCAGGAATGAAGgagtccaacaaaaaaaaaacatctgtttggTCTTATCTGCTCAGCAGAACCACTAGGTTTCAGTCAAGATGTCCATCTTTGTTGGACTTCTGTCCTTCGAAGGGACGTCTGTTCCTTTGAACCTGAAGCTGGAACCAAAGAAAATTGTTGGTTAAATTGAGTGagctgaaggtttttttttcatactgaGACTGAAACCATTGAGTCTGGCTGCAAAATCCGGTTTAATCGTTTACCCTTGCTCCTTCAATAACATGAGGGTCCTTCTGCAGCGCGTTGTTCAGTCCCTCCTCTGAGGAGAATCCAACCCAGCAGAACCCTCTGTGGAAGCCCGTCTCTTTGTCCTGATCCAGCGAAAAGTTCACAGTCAGACAAAAACTACGCTGACAAACAGCGCTCGTTGTGGCAAGAAAAATAACGTtttttcatctccatcatctcaaaATGCACAAAGTTCAATGTGTGCTGTGTTTAAGGGCTCCAATGAATTAAAAGTAAGAGAGTGCAGACTTACAAATGGAAGGAAACACCTCTTCACTTGGCCAAACTGTCCAAAATACTCCTTCATCTCCTCTGAAATATAAACAGATTGGTTGAGAATtcagaacaaataaaatgatCCTCTAATATCCTGAAGTTTAACAATCTGAGCTTTTAAAATACACGGACTGGTCAGCAATGGATTGggtttctcttttacctttatCTATACAGATAAATGTCATAGTGACATTTAGTCTAGTTTTCACAATAGATAATTCCCGAAGAATTTATACAGTGGACAATTTATTTCACTCACactttagatcaggggtgtccaaacttttttacaCCACAAATCACAAAACTTTGacttgggattttttttttttttaaatcagcaatAAACTAAGCgtgcaatattttaataaaaaaagttgtctgttttttaaggGTTGTGTAAATCATTGCAGATCCAACATTTAAAGATAGTTTTGCatgtttgagaaaatttaattaaaaaactttTAGTCAATTCTCAGCAATAAAAAGATTTGGGTCACACTTTAGAGTCACATTTGTTAGATTTATCCATGTTTACTAAATTAATTATAAGCAGATTTGGCAGAACCAAAGTCTACTTCTCAGTAAATGTCACTGGATAGATGCGGggctatttactatgaaattaaagagaggTTATTAAAAGACGAACGCTGTGTGCTGTACCTAAAATGTTCTCTGGTAAGAAAATCATAATTTGTTGGTAATACTATTACCCTTTATTGacattgctttttaaataaacgagAGTCCTGATAGTACTATAGATCTGCtcagagacagagcagagattgtAATATCTAATCGAATGCTGCTACAGTTTCAGCGTTTCAACTTTTACTTGTTTGCCATTAGCAGTTATTCATCCTTTGGCTCACAACAGAATGCGTTTACATCTCACAGGCAATATTCCTTCTGACTTCCTCCACCTCCCTGGATAAATCCGGATTTATCCAGGGAGGTGGAGGAAGCTAGTGTTAGGCATCAATGCCTGAGTCCTGCTTATCACGCCCTTCTGCAACTTCCATCCCCATTCTCCTTTGTTTGCTTCATTTAggcgactgtggctcagtggatAGAgtaggttgtgggttcaattccagcttccccttgtcacatctCAATGTACCCATGGGCAAGACACCTAACCTCAAGTGGCCTTTCCATCTGCACGGTGTATGAATGCGAGTGGGTGCACATGACCTTAATTAATGTAAGCCGTTTTGAGTGGTCAACATGGCTAGAAATAGGACAAACAAATTCAgtccatgttttttctttatgtaactTATATAAATACGTATATAAATACTCTGAGAATGATGCCTGAgcacagttaaaaataaaaatgatgtaaGAAAAACGTATATGCCCTTATTCAGGTCTGGATAGAGCAGAACCAAGTACAAACTgtgtttctcgttttttttttttttttttttgttaagccGATCTGACCTAAACTGGTCCACGCGGCAGAAAGTCGGTTGATTAAAGCGAATCTGTTGCAGTTAAAACCTGACGCGTAACAACAAGCCAATCGGAGGCTGAGCTGACCCTTCTGTCCTCACGTGCGTTACATCACAGGTTATTTAAACAACAGACTGAACGAACCGTTTCCTAGGCTACCGTTTCCATAGAAACGCCACAGTTCGGCAACAATTTAAAAAGCAAGAGGACTCACTGCTGGCTATGGTCCAGGGGATTCTGGACACAAACACCTCCAAAACCTTCTTGGACGAGGCTGCCATCTTGTCTCCTTCAACTggccctctgacctctgacgtATACGGGCACGTGATCTGACATGCGGCGAGCTACGTCATGGCCAAGATGGCAGCCTCCGTGGTGGCAGAAAGCGGAGAGGATGTTTTCAGGAAAatgtttaagttttataaaagaCGGGAACCTCCTCCGGACCTGAAGGAGGTGACGGACTTCAGCAGCGGAGCAGCATCATTAGGAAAGGTCTCTCACATGAGCTATGTGTaaatgtgttggggggggggggggggtagctgAACCTACCAAAACCTGATTTTAATGCACTAAGTCTGGATAGGAAAGGTTAAACAACTGTTCCAAAGCGATCCTGCTATGAGGAAATACATTAAATCAGGAGATAAGGTACTTTAACGGTGACTGATTGATGTCTCTGCATTAAAATTCTTAGATTGTTCCATTAAAACTGGATCCAGCTGCTGTGAGTGATGAGGAGGCTGCCCGCGTCGGTTTGCACCCCATCAGAGACTGGAGGGCTTTCGGTCTGCAGGGCTACCCAGGTACCCGCATGTGGCTCCAAAGGCAGAGTTTGGAGGAGTTTCTTCTGGATCCCTGCCCTAAAGAGGACCATTTGGCTTTACGTCAAACCAGTGCACAATGCCCACAAACATAATGCACCTGTCATCTGCCGTCCTAGGCTTTATTTTCATCTCCAACCCTTTCCTGCGGGGCTCCCAGGCCTTCTGGGTCAGACAGTGTTTGAAGACCTACCCTCAGAAACCAAACGTGTGCAACCTGGACATGCACATGTCACCCTGCGACACGCAGGACATCTGGGCCAGGAGTGCGCAAGCTCTTAGGTGGGGAAAAACACAGAACGTAAGATGCATATTTCACTAAATGTACTTTATTGTTAGGAGTTGAGAGGACAGCTGCAGGAATTCTTTGCTTAAATGTCGCAGTTGTTAAGTGTAGTTTTAGTGCCAACCAGCAGATGGTGCTGTAGTGACAAAAGTTGACGGTTTGAAAGGTCTTTTTTGCATTCATAGGCCCTTTTTGCGTGGGTATGACGTCTGATGGAGCTATGTCCATGTGTTTGAAAGTTTAAAGTGTTGCAGAATATGCTTAAACAAAACATACTGTAGCAGCCAGCTTGCAGTGACCTGTGGATCTAAATGTACTCCACAGGTCTCCCCCTTCTGAAAAGAGACAGCCAAAAACTCTACTGGAGAGGCTGCGCTGGGTAACTCTGGGATACCATTACAACTGGGACACTAAGGTGAGCTTTTAAGCTGCCTGCGCATGATAAAGGTGaacatttttatcattaaaattataaataagtaaaactgtttctctgtcgGATCAGGGCTGAGATAAATTCTTAATTACAATATATGgcataataatataaatataataatcaaacttaaaaaaaaaacataaggtcAAAAACTCGCATAAATACCTGAATAActgttaaaatacattttaaaaactattgtatttacatatataaaaatcACGTTATTTTCTGATTTGCTTCACCCTTAATATTCATTCTATTATCTAAACTTATTCCTGTATATTTAAGGATGTCCTAATTGCCTCTACTTTCAGGTTATTTTAAAAGATTGAGCAGAAAATCTTAAGAATAATACATTAACAAAAAATTCCCTTAAAATGTCCATAGTTTTAACATATTAtcactgtttttccttttccaagacTTACTCTGCCAACAGTTACACTCCATTTCCGCCTGATCTGCACATGCTTTCCTCCCGGATAACAGCTGCCTGTGGCTTCCCAGGATTCAGCTCAGAGGCGGCCATCCTCAACTACTACCGATCGGATTCCTCTCTGGGAATCCATGTGGATGAGTCCGAGTTGGATCACTCTCGTCCTTTGTTGTCGCTCAGGTGAGAGGTAGACCACCTGGTACAGGGGGATCAAGCAGGGTTCTTGGAAATTCCTCACTAACGTGGTTTTGTTCTGGCAGTTTCGGACAGTCTGCTATATTCCTGCTGGGCGGCCCCCAAAGACAAGACCCCCCCACCGCTATGTTCATGCACAGCGGCGATGTGATGTTGATGTCAGGACCAAGCCGGCTGCTGTATCACGCTGTCCCGCGGATTCTCCCGCCACCGCGGCAGCATGCAGCGTTTATAGATGAGCTCAGCTGTTCCTGTGCCCTGCCGACGGCCAACGTCCTGGAGCCAGTGTCTCAGGAGGATTGGGACGTGTGTTCCAGGTACATTCAAAGCTCCAGAGTGAACATGACCGTCAGACAGGTGTTGGGGCCCGGACAGAGCTTCCCAGAAGACCCCTCGTCTGCTCATCAAACGGACGATAAAGGCCGGACGGTCGGGTGTCAGGACGATGAAAACAGTGGCAAAAGGAAGAGGACCTGCAGTGACCCTGTGGGGACTGTAGAGACATGAAAAACCTGCTGTCCTTTTATACCCCAGTGAagccaattaaattaaatgttatttttcaaataatgaaGTAAAGTATTGTTCATGGTGGTCTCAGGAGGCTCCAGATATTTAGCATCCAATCTAGGAAGACTGATAGCAGTTTAAGAAATTGAATGCTGTTCTTGGGTGATATTgcaaaaatcagctttaaaggatgttgagcttttttttcccttgatgTAGGGTTGTTTCTTCTTGTTATGTTACAGAGAGCCAAGCTTATCACCACTCAATGGCAGACCTAACTTGAGATTACTAATGTGACTACATCTCCTTTTCAGTAGCTTTCTTTTCCTATTTACACGGTTAAAGATTGATCTCCTGTTTTAAGCTGAGATCTCCCATTGTACATGATTGgccttttaaacatttgtgcTCATCAAAAGCAGGAGGCAGAGATGCATCTGATGGGATTCTACCTTAAAGTCCCCAAACAGATAAAGAGGCAAAGGTAAAGAAAACTGCAGTTTTATGAATAGTCATGTCTCAGATTTAAATGGTTGGAGACATATTTCTGTCATAATTGAATTTGTATGAAAATCAGTTTCCAGATAGTTTGAGCTCAAAAGCTATAGACTGGTAATTATTTAAGTCATCGCAGATCAACAAGGAATCTGCAGACAGGCAAAGGGGATAAGAACCCcctaaaaaagaacaaaaagactCGCCGCTCCACAAAGTGTTGCTTTGGTGTTTTCATGTTTACAAAAATAGAAGATTTCTActtctttaaaacaataataaaacaaatattttctgctttttgtttatttgtcattccTGTTTCACATGGCACTGAAATTAATATTATATCCAATCTGAGAGTCTGGTAACCGCGGTTAAGCCTTTTCTAAAAtcctttatttttactttcataTTTGTAATCTTTAGATACGGAAGCCAATCTTTTGAACAATGTGCTCCTTCCAGTAAGTTTAATCAGACCTTGAAAACAGAAGCTGATCTCCTTAAACGGAGGAACCTGCACTTTCCAGATCATTTTCAGCTGTATTGTGAATAACTTGCTGTTTCTGGAAAGGCTACTCCGGTGTGATTCAGTTCTCCTGATCTACAtggatgcactgcaaaaacagaactaaaaattaataaaattttcttgaaatcagtgtatttgtccttggtttgagcaggtaaataacataatctgccaatggaatgactatattaacccctaaaataagataattagatatactgcacttgaaataagataatggagatgagttcttattttaagtgcaaaagcttattctattggcagataatctaattaacctgctcaaatcaaggataaatacaccaATTCCTAGAAAAGTTTGACCTACGTTAagttcccttttgcagtgtgacaCTGAGGATAAGTTTACACTACTGACTTTTAAGTTGTGAAAAATAAGCAATTAAGGAGCAAATAGTCAAAATCATGAACTTCACCTATATAATcaaatatttaatgtaaaaacatgTAATTAAAGTTAGTGTATATGCTTTGTGTGTATGCTTTAGTAAGCGGGAAAGTGTGAGATGCATTAAACCATGTGTTCAGCTTTAAAACTGCATGCGAGTACTTTGAAGTTGCAGTAACTAGTATTGTCCTTTAGAGGGCACTACATCCCCAGAAATGTATTGGCGGAGAAGCGctttgatgaacggtaagctatACAGAGCTGAATACGAGCTTATTTAAGGTTATGCttggttttaaaaagtcttCCACCTGTCTCAACtttgcacgtttttttttttcatttttatttacttgattGAAATCAACTGTAGAGTGTCTGTGGTTTTATCCAATTTGACCAGCATGTGttgcaaaaacaatatttaaggCAATCATCTGAAAAGATGCCAACAGAAAGTTAATCTTTTTTTCATCCTCAGATTATAGTGCCATGTAGCTTTCCTTCCTGGGTGATAtgaattatataaatatttctgacatgttaaaaatgtgttaattatCTGGAAATAATTGCAAAGGCTTCTCAGATTAGCAGAACATCTGTTTCAATTTTTTCATTCTTAGCTGCTGTTTTACCTCTTTTTTCCAAGCACTGCTCTGTTAACGTATTGAAAGAGCTTTGGTGTCAATGATTGTTCTGCAGCCTGGATCTACACAGTGGTATGCAAACTTCAGCagttcaggttttattttgggGGTAACTAGCAGAAACCTCATGTGGGCATATAAGGACTTCTTGCAAAATCTTGAGGGGCCCCAGCAAAGTTTTAAATGGGGACCATGCTGGTTGAAAGTGCAAACCACCACACTAAAAGGATACCTGCATCACTAAAATATGAATCTGAGATGATTCAAACTTCAGAATTAAACAAATGGTAAATGTAAGCCCGTTCCCTGTGTGTGTAGCTTTTATACTGTAAAATGACCAGACAGAACTGAAATGTCCTATATTGCCTCTCAATGagcattgttgccttgcagcaagaagaggtcctgggttcgaatccctgcctggggtctttctgcatggcgTTTGCATGATTTCCAAGTGTATGCATGGGTtatctccgggtactctggcttcctcccacaatccaAAAACTTGACTGTTAGGTTAAAAGGTCACTTTAacttgtttgtctctgtgttatcCTGTGATGGACAGGTTGATAGTACATGTACCCAGCCTAACGCCCAATGATTGCTGGAGAGATAGGCACAtaaagtccccccccccacccacccacctgCCTGCGAGTGGCCTGGGTACAGACGATGAATGGAATCATGTATATCCCTTAGTGGGAAATTTCAGGTGTATCTGTAACAAAGAAAAAGACTAATAGAAGCATGCAGACtcacacaaaagtaaaaaaaaaaaaaaaatgtctggaaaGGAGACTGTAAAGTAAGAGCAGATTtacaaagcagcaaaacaataCTGTACGATTATTCTAAATAATACCATACTCAGATTTAAAGAAATGAgtaaagtgatttaaaaaaattacaaattgtGCAGAAAATATGCAAACTAAGGTGTTATGAGGTAGTCATGGCCAGGGCTCTATAGTTTCTCCACATGCTTTTCCCAAGGCTCTGTGCTGGGATGCCTCTTCTTTTCAATCTCCAAAACCTCCTTTAAAACAACTCCCTTGGGTTTTTACGGCCCCATTGCAACGACGCCCAGCTTTACTCATTCTAACAAGATGACCCCTAGGGTCCTGCTCAAAGGTGCCCTCTTTACCATCAAGAGTCTCTGATGACTCATCTCCAAAAACATCTCTAAGACCTTAAGTCTGAACCTTAACAGTAATATAATGTATAATAACTAATTTAGCCCTACTAATTATCTCCTAACAAGGATCAGCTTCAGATCTTTACTGGTGAAGTTTTGATTTGAGCTCCATTctgcttgttgttttttggggtAGCCTTGAGTCAGACTCATTAAAACCGGACCAGCAGTGTTTAGTTTGCAGAAAGCAGGTGAAACAGGGTTAATCGGTGTCTTTAAGCTGCAGCTGTGAGTCTGTAGTTACCACCATCAGTATTATTAAACTTCCATCTGACATTCTTCTCCACCATCAACGCTGCTGCCTACTAATGAACAACATTCATGCACATCATTATAAATCCCATAAAACACGCCTGTGGTGGGATGACTGAGAATGCTGTGATCATGCAGTCACTGTGATCATGTTTTCTTATTAAAACCTGAAGTCTACAAGAAGAATCCTCAAAATGTGGCTGTTACAACACCGGATAAAACCCATAAGCACTCTTTCTTTTCACTGATTTTGAACAGAAAgtatttaaaggaactttaaaTTATCCCAGAGAGATGGAAAAAATAAGCTTAAGTGTGCTTGGAAGATTATACGTTGACCaatgagaaaaagagaaagcagTTCCGCCAAGTTGAAAAAGAGAAGCTAACTTTAGGATCACAAATTATAGAAAGTGTTAGAAGCTATTAAGAATGTACTCAAATAAGGAAACAACTTACACAGAGAAGTGTTGAGGAAGCAGAATAACCCTGTGCTGACATGTAAACAATGTCACcctaataaataatcaaaatgtaGCATGTACAAGCTTTCTACTGAGTGATAAATAACACCAGACCCTATTTGGGGGTCTGGTGTTTAACTTTCAGTTTTGTATTACTAAATCCTTAATAGGCACTcttaaagaaagtcaattatcCAGCCAGATACCCTATTTGTAGGATGATACTCTCTTAATAAGGTTTTAATGTAGAACAGAGATTCATTCAGAGATTCTTACATTATATAAGACTTGTGATTTGGTCCaggaaaatgtacattttgttttcttcacaatCAGAACAAACTTTAAGTAATACAGTTAAGCCTGCAGAAGCTGAAAAAAGGTTTGGAGCTCTATTTACCTGCATCAGAAGAGAACCAGTTGAGTAAAGTATGGAGTCGTCTGCATTAAGATACAACTTAGATGTAGAGATGTTCTTCCCAATGTCAttgatgaaaatgtaaaatgaaagaGCACTAAAGGTCAGCCTTGAGGGActctttttatgtcttttattCTATGTATGTATCTGTCAAAAATGGCTAATTATCTATAAAACTGAAACGAAGCTCTTGTTTGTGAAAAatagtacaaaataaaaaaataatgacggTTTCCATTAATTTACTCCCAATGGCatccaaaataaaaagctaatacATAACTAATATGGAAAAAATTATCTTACTATGAAAATACTACATAAATAGACTGTAACCAACATACTGGCCAGCTACATGCCACCATATAATTTATTAGCCTTCACCAGGTAGTCTAAAGTACAAAAAGTGTGTTCTGTTGGATTATTCCCACCATTTCTTCTCAACTGCTGATGTAGATTAGATATCAGAAGCTGAAACATAGTTATTCTGCTGATTAAAAATGAGCAGTGGGTCCTCACCTGCCTGTAGTTCCTAGTTATTGATTATCATGGCTTTAGTGTATTGTGCCACTTGAGCTATAAAATTGCATGAACCATTCACACTCTTCTACATAGGAGTCATTGTTGCTTGTGGATGAAATATTATTTACTTTATTACATGCACCAGACTGTAATGTCTGTACCATAACAAATATGCTTATATTGCTGGTGCATCTGTATCAATTGTAACCAATAAGCAGATAACCTGGGAACAAACTCTACCTGTTCTGAGCGCCAGATGGGTGAGGATTTGGAGTAAAACACATCTGGTCCACCTTCCACAGCAAGGATGTCTACATGTTTCCCTTTAAAGAGTTATTCTAAAGATAGCCATGTTACAATACTGTTAAGTTGAAGGTATGCATAGCAGGTCCGAAAATGAGACCCAATACTGAGTGCAAGGTGCCTTACAGCTGAAGTACAGCGGCAAAGCAAGGCCCTATCATCGGGCCCCCGCCTCCGTCCTTAACAGTTAGCCACACATCTGTATATGTGTAATGGcttattgcttttaaaaatgactgaaaacGAAGACAATTAATAACTGTATATAGAGCACACATTGGTATTTTCCCTGTATAAATTAACAACAGGATGGTAAAACGTACATCATATCGACTTTAACTCCACTCCAGTAAAAACACTCATCAGTTAGAGCATTTAAACTACTTCAGGTCGCCATTAGAGACCCATCGAGCCCATTTTTCCACGTTTACAGTTCAAAGTTGTTTATCCATTGGCTAGGTTTCTGAGCTTATAATTTGCCATCTGCCCACTTTTTTACCAGGGTTTGTTCTTCCATTTCACTGTTGCTGTCATTAATTTAGCAAAGCCGAGGGCGTTCATAGATTATGACATACAACAAGTGTTTTATTCTGACTGTAAAACAATCCTTTTGGTGACATCATGCTCACTGGTGTTGTTTGG
Proteins encoded in this window:
- the LOC105924093 gene encoding SRA stem-loop-interacting RNA-binding protein, mitochondrial — encoded protein: MAASSKKVLEVFVSRIPWTIASKEMKEYFGQFGQVKRCFLPFDKETGFHRGFCWVGFSSEEGLNNALQKDPHVIEGARLQVQRNRRPFEGQKSNKDGHLD
- the alkbh1 gene encoding nucleic acid dioxygenase ALKBH1: MAKMAASVVAESGEDVFRKMFKFYKRREPPPDLKEVTDFSSGAASLGKIVPLKLDPAAVSDEEAARVGLHPIRDWRAFGLQGYPGFIFISNPFLRGSQAFWVRQCLKTYPQKPNVCNLDMHMSPCDTQDIWARSAQALRSPPSEKRQPKTLLERLRWVTLGYHYNWDTKTYSANSYTPFPPDLHMLSSRITAACGFPGFSSEAAILNYYRSDSSLGIHVDESELDHSRPLLSLSFGQSAIFLLGGPQRQDPPTAMFMHSGDVMLMSGPSRLLYHAVPRILPPPRQHAAFIDELSCSCALPTANVLEPVSQEDWDVCSRYIQSSRVNMTVRQVLGPGQSFPEDPSSAHQTDDKGRTVGCQDDENSGKRKRTCSDPVGTVET